The following proteins are co-located in the Mobula birostris isolate sMobBir1 chromosome 26, sMobBir1.hap1, whole genome shotgun sequence genome:
- the chaf1a gene encoding chromatin assembly factor 1 subunit A isoform X2, whose protein sequence is MLQTPRPGHQQQAAAGEAAREDRVMEECKLKAATPAKKLVQARLPFKRLNPVPKPENEEIDDAKRTKISPNSPVQLSSEKLIASVEDVENDCKINLDGQTVNSPTLDGDVLPSKLVNGKGPLDGFLNFIQKSKPTPKMYSSELHSTIDLTCDSSNEVLDSADTTSIKVVASKCLCKKTNIDREKKCNCMKPSLTKGVNSSESTNSENSTPGEANSEVKAIEGQKIDTDSLLGRRVPVVVLQDIMANNSCWAGNLAKGVVQAEGRQSFANESNNSPISSLSTSYSSVEDSPELRTPKDKRSPVSTLTPSGCKISQTPKVQGKRALQQQQREEKRQKLKLQKEERERAREEARLAKERAKEEAKRKKDEEKEQKDKERKERKEKEEKEKAERLRLKEEKRKEKQDALEAKLEEKKKKEEEKRLKEEEKRLKAEKVKEISEITRFFRKPKAPQAPKTLAGSCGKFAPFEIKEHMVLAPTSRIYLDQEVLEQLDELLEHQSFSSNYFKEMHKKKPRTSGPTSPRISITEGSSCSDVIVIDTNSSSGTIDKRKFCRMKLLQFHENHRPAYWGTWQKKSAKVKSRNPFAKDEQLLDYEVDSDDEWEEEEPGESLSHSEGDDDDEGDDEDDDDGFFVPHGYLSEGEGATDEEGENPEKQKIRQRMKAKEWDELMKGKKFQVLQPTLLGCFWEIDGDVLNDSSMKTLQQFSIHMIEDEQTQETHNGTLKEEQILISLLPLLHGNVNGKKAIIKEFQEWYKHKPSTDVPALPPSDSSPPSSDASRPETPTVDEDVSIPSKAKLKRLITENGVYEKRVAFRLKCWYVHDEVLRKFRMENLPVPGQWNYLTQVQPTVKEECTVTAGGGQNTPNLVKNTAQCIPSSGKRKPAGSMSIKKFMQKCVDTEADQAEAMDTDGFQADTEEDDDADCVIVDVQMNKPNPNDKECNKESEDLCSDFIKHEVKPVELCSVLATDILPLEQSSELATDEMMDTEPCENAAVSLPNLT, encoded by the exons ATGCTGCAGACCCCGAGACCAGGACACCAGCAACAGGCGGCCGCCGGAGAGGCGGCGAGAGAGGACCGAG TAATGGAGGAGTGCAAGTTGAAAGCAGCTACTCCAGCAAAGAAATTAGTCCAAG CACGATTACCTTTCAAACGTCTCAATCCCGTACCAAAGCCAGAAAATGAAGAGATTGATGATGCCAAGCGGACAAAAATATCTCCCAATTCACCTGTGCAACTAAGTTCAGAAAAACTGATTGCCTCTGTAGAGGATGTTGAGAATGACTGCAAAATAAACTTGGATGGCCAAACTGTAAACTCGCCAACTTTGGATGGGGATGTGCTTCCCTCCAAACTTGTTAATGGGAAGGGACCCCTTGATGGTTTCTTGAATTTCATTCAGAAGAGTAAGCCTACACCCAAGATGTATAGCAGCGAACTCCATTCCACAATTGACTTGACATGCGATTCTAGCAATGAAGTGTTGGACAGTGCAGATACCACAAGTATAAAAGTAGTGGCTTCTAAATGTCTATGTAAAAAAACAAACATTGATCGTGAAAAAAAATGTAACTGCATGAAACCCAGTTTAACAAAAGGAGTAAATTCTTCTGAATCTACGAATTCTGAAAACTCAACACCTGGGGAGGCTAACAGTGAAGTGAAGGCCATTGAAGGGCAAAAAATTGACACTGACAGCTTACTTGGAAGACGAGTTCCAGTGGTAGTATTACAAGATATAATGGCTAATAATTCATGTTGGGCTGGGAACCTGGCAAAGGGGGTCGTTCAAGCTGAAGGAAGACAGTCTTTTGCTAATGAAAGTAACAACTCGCCCATCAGCTCCTTATCAACTTCGTATTCATCTGTTGAGGATTCACCGGAATTAAGAACTCCCAAGGATAAGAGGAGTCCAGTATCTACATTAACACCTTCAGGCTGCAAG ATCTCTCAGACTCCCAAGGTGCAAGGCAAGAGAGCTCTGCAGCAGCAG CAGCGTGAAGAGAAACGACAAAAGcttaaattacaaaaagaagagCGGGAACGTGCAAGAGAGGAGGCCAGACTTGCCAAAGAACGTGCAAAAGAAGAAGCAAAGAGAAAAAAGGATGAGGAAAAAGAACAGAAGGACAAggagaggaaagagagaaaagaaaaagaagaaaaggaGAAAGCAGAGAGATTAAGATTAAAAGAGGAAAAACGGAAAGAAAAACAAGATGCATTAGA GGCCAAATTGGAagagaagaaaaagaaggaagaggAAAAACGGTTAAAAGAGGAAGAAAAG CGTTTGAAGGCAGAAAAAGTAAAAGAAATTTCAGAAATAACAAGATTCTTCCGGAAACCAAAGGCTCCCCAGGCCCCTAAG ACTCTTGCTGGATCCTGTGGAAAGTTTGCTCCTTTTGAAATCAAAGAACACATGGTCCTTGCTCCAACGAGTCGGATATACTTGGATCAAGAAGTACTTGAGCAATTAGATGAATTGCTGGAACATCAGAGTTTCAGTTCCAATTACttcaaagaaatgcacaagaagaAGCCCCGAACGTCTGGCCCTACAAGTCCAAGAATAAGCATCACTGAAGGTAGTTCATGCAG TGATGTGATAGTGATAGACACTAATTCAAGTAGTGGAACCATTGATAAGAGGAAATTTTGCAGAATGAAATTGCTACAATTTCATGAAAATCATCGCCCTGCCTATTGGGGAACCTGGCAGAAGAAGAGTGCAAAGGTGAAATCTCGGAATCCATTTGCTAAGGATGAG CAGCTATTGGATTATGAAGTGGACAGTGATGATGAATGGGAGGAAGAAGAACCCGGCGAATCTCTGTCCCACAGTGAAGGG gatgatgatgatgagggaGATGATGAAGATGACGATGATGGATTTTTTGTTCCCCATGGCTATCTGTCTGAAGGAGAAGGTGCAACTGATGAG GAGGGGGAAAATCCTGAAAAGCAGAAAATCCGTCAGCGGATGAAAGCAAAGGAATGGGACGAGTTGATGAAAGGAAAGAAATTTCAAGTGTTGCAGCCCACCCTACTTGGATGTTTTTGGGAGATTGACGGTGATGTGTTAAATGACTCCTCCATGAAGACACTTCAACAGTTTTCAATTCACATGATCGAAGATGAGCAGACGCAGGAAACGCACAATGGGACATTAAAAGAAGAACAAA TATTAATAAGCCTGCTTCCACTACTTCATGGAAATGTGAATGGCAAAAAAGCTATTATCAAGGAATTTCAGGAGTGGTACAAACATaaaccttctacagatgtgccggCACTTCCTCCTTCTGATTCAAGTCCACCAAGCTCTGATGCCTCGAGACCTGAGACACCCACAGTGGATGAGGACGTGTCCATCCCATCCAAGGCAAAATTGAAGCGACTTATTACAGAAAATGGAGTGTATGAGAAAAGAGTGGCATTCAGATTAAAATGTTGGTATGTACATGATGAGGTTCTGagaaaatttaggatggagaacCTTCCTGTTCCAGGACAATGGAATTACCTCACACAAGTCCAGCCTACAGTCAAGGAGGAGTGTACTGTTACAGCGGGAGGTGGACAGAATACTCCCAATTTGGTGAAGAATACAGCACAATGCATACCCAGTTCAGGAAAGCGGAAGCCAGCTGGAAGTATGTCCATAAAAAAGTTCATGCAGAAGTGTGTTGACACTGAAGCAGATCAG GCTGAAGCCATGGATACTGATGGTTTTCAGGCAGATACAGAAGAGGATGATGATGCAGATTGTGTAATTGTTGATGTGCAGATGAACAAACCTAATCCAAACGATAAAG
- the chaf1a gene encoding chromatin assembly factor 1 subunit A isoform X3, with protein sequence MLQTPRPGHQQQAAAGEAAREDRVMEECKLKAATPAKKLVQARLPFKRLNPVPKPENEEIDDAKRTKISPNSPVQLSSEKLIASVEDVENDCKINLDGQTVNSPTLDGDVLPSKLVNGKGPLDGFLNFIQKSKPTPKMYSSELHSTIDLTCDSSNEVLDSADTTSIKVVASKCLCKKTNIDREKKCNCMKPSLTKGVNSSESTNSENSTPGEANSEVKAIEGQKIDTDSLLGRRVPVVVLQDIMANNSCWAGNLAKGVVQAEGRQSFANESNNSPISSLSTSYSSVEDSPELRTPKDKRSPVSTLTPSGCKISQTPKVQGKRALQQQQREEKRQKLKLQKEERERAREEARLAKERAKEEAKRKKDEEKEQKDKERKERKEKEEKEKAERLRLKEEKRKEKQDALEAKLEEKKKKEEEKRLKEEEKRLKAEKVKEISEITRFFRKPKAPQAPKTLAGSCGKFAPFEIKEHMVLAPTSRIYLDQEVLEQLDELLEHQSFSSNYFKEMHKKKPRTSGPTSPRISITEGSSCSSDVIVIDTNSSSGTIDKRKFCRMKLLQFHENHRPAYWGTWQKKSAKVKSRNPFAKDELLDYEVDSDDEWEEEEPGESLSHSEGDDDDEGDDEDDDDGFFVPHGYLSEGEGATDEEGENPEKQKIRQRMKAKEWDELMKGKKFQVLQPTLLGCFWEIDGDVLNDSSMKTLQQFSIHMIEDEQTQETHNGTLKEEQILISLLPLLHGNVNGKKAIIKEFQEWYKHKPSTDVPALPPSDSSPPSSDASRPETPTVDEDVSIPSKAKLKRLITENGVYEKRVAFRLKCWYVHDEVLRKFRMENLPVPGQWNYLTQVQPTVKEECTVTAGGGQNTPNLVKNTAQCIPSSGKRKPAGSMSIKKFMQKCVDTEADQAEAMDTDGFQADTEEDDDADCVIVDVQMNKPNPNDKECNKESEDLCSDFIKHEVKPVELCSVLATDILPLEQSSELATDEMMDTEPCENAAVSLPNLT encoded by the exons ATGCTGCAGACCCCGAGACCAGGACACCAGCAACAGGCGGCCGCCGGAGAGGCGGCGAGAGAGGACCGAG TAATGGAGGAGTGCAAGTTGAAAGCAGCTACTCCAGCAAAGAAATTAGTCCAAG CACGATTACCTTTCAAACGTCTCAATCCCGTACCAAAGCCAGAAAATGAAGAGATTGATGATGCCAAGCGGACAAAAATATCTCCCAATTCACCTGTGCAACTAAGTTCAGAAAAACTGATTGCCTCTGTAGAGGATGTTGAGAATGACTGCAAAATAAACTTGGATGGCCAAACTGTAAACTCGCCAACTTTGGATGGGGATGTGCTTCCCTCCAAACTTGTTAATGGGAAGGGACCCCTTGATGGTTTCTTGAATTTCATTCAGAAGAGTAAGCCTACACCCAAGATGTATAGCAGCGAACTCCATTCCACAATTGACTTGACATGCGATTCTAGCAATGAAGTGTTGGACAGTGCAGATACCACAAGTATAAAAGTAGTGGCTTCTAAATGTCTATGTAAAAAAACAAACATTGATCGTGAAAAAAAATGTAACTGCATGAAACCCAGTTTAACAAAAGGAGTAAATTCTTCTGAATCTACGAATTCTGAAAACTCAACACCTGGGGAGGCTAACAGTGAAGTGAAGGCCATTGAAGGGCAAAAAATTGACACTGACAGCTTACTTGGAAGACGAGTTCCAGTGGTAGTATTACAAGATATAATGGCTAATAATTCATGTTGGGCTGGGAACCTGGCAAAGGGGGTCGTTCAAGCTGAAGGAAGACAGTCTTTTGCTAATGAAAGTAACAACTCGCCCATCAGCTCCTTATCAACTTCGTATTCATCTGTTGAGGATTCACCGGAATTAAGAACTCCCAAGGATAAGAGGAGTCCAGTATCTACATTAACACCTTCAGGCTGCAAG ATCTCTCAGACTCCCAAGGTGCAAGGCAAGAGAGCTCTGCAGCAGCAG CAGCGTGAAGAGAAACGACAAAAGcttaaattacaaaaagaagagCGGGAACGTGCAAGAGAGGAGGCCAGACTTGCCAAAGAACGTGCAAAAGAAGAAGCAAAGAGAAAAAAGGATGAGGAAAAAGAACAGAAGGACAAggagaggaaagagagaaaagaaaaagaagaaaaggaGAAAGCAGAGAGATTAAGATTAAAAGAGGAAAAACGGAAAGAAAAACAAGATGCATTAGA GGCCAAATTGGAagagaagaaaaagaaggaagaggAAAAACGGTTAAAAGAGGAAGAAAAG CGTTTGAAGGCAGAAAAAGTAAAAGAAATTTCAGAAATAACAAGATTCTTCCGGAAACCAAAGGCTCCCCAGGCCCCTAAG ACTCTTGCTGGATCCTGTGGAAAGTTTGCTCCTTTTGAAATCAAAGAACACATGGTCCTTGCTCCAACGAGTCGGATATACTTGGATCAAGAAGTACTTGAGCAATTAGATGAATTGCTGGAACATCAGAGTTTCAGTTCCAATTACttcaaagaaatgcacaagaagaAGCCCCGAACGTCTGGCCCTACAAGTCCAAGAATAAGCATCACTGAAGGTAGTTCATGCAG CAGTGATGTGATAGTGATAGACACTAATTCAAGTAGTGGAACCATTGATAAGAGGAAATTTTGCAGAATGAAATTGCTACAATTTCATGAAAATCATCGCCCTGCCTATTGGGGAACCTGGCAGAAGAAGAGTGCAAAGGTGAAATCTCGGAATCCATTTGCTAAGGATGAG CTATTGGATTATGAAGTGGACAGTGATGATGAATGGGAGGAAGAAGAACCCGGCGAATCTCTGTCCCACAGTGAAGGG gatgatgatgatgagggaGATGATGAAGATGACGATGATGGATTTTTTGTTCCCCATGGCTATCTGTCTGAAGGAGAAGGTGCAACTGATGAG GAGGGGGAAAATCCTGAAAAGCAGAAAATCCGTCAGCGGATGAAAGCAAAGGAATGGGACGAGTTGATGAAAGGAAAGAAATTTCAAGTGTTGCAGCCCACCCTACTTGGATGTTTTTGGGAGATTGACGGTGATGTGTTAAATGACTCCTCCATGAAGACACTTCAACAGTTTTCAATTCACATGATCGAAGATGAGCAGACGCAGGAAACGCACAATGGGACATTAAAAGAAGAACAAA TATTAATAAGCCTGCTTCCACTACTTCATGGAAATGTGAATGGCAAAAAAGCTATTATCAAGGAATTTCAGGAGTGGTACAAACATaaaccttctacagatgtgccggCACTTCCTCCTTCTGATTCAAGTCCACCAAGCTCTGATGCCTCGAGACCTGAGACACCCACAGTGGATGAGGACGTGTCCATCCCATCCAAGGCAAAATTGAAGCGACTTATTACAGAAAATGGAGTGTATGAGAAAAGAGTGGCATTCAGATTAAAATGTTGGTATGTACATGATGAGGTTCTGagaaaatttaggatggagaacCTTCCTGTTCCAGGACAATGGAATTACCTCACACAAGTCCAGCCTACAGTCAAGGAGGAGTGTACTGTTACAGCGGGAGGTGGACAGAATACTCCCAATTTGGTGAAGAATACAGCACAATGCATACCCAGTTCAGGAAAGCGGAAGCCAGCTGGAAGTATGTCCATAAAAAAGTTCATGCAGAAGTGTGTTGACACTGAAGCAGATCAG GCTGAAGCCATGGATACTGATGGTTTTCAGGCAGATACAGAAGAGGATGATGATGCAGATTGTGTAATTGTTGATGTGCAGATGAACAAACCTAATCCAAACGATAAAG